The following nucleotide sequence is from Fibrobacter sp. UBA4297.
GCCTTTTCAGTGTATTTACATTCGCAAAGAATGGCATTATTCTCATCTTGGGCAACAATGTCTATTTCCTCTTGACGTTTCGCAAGAGGGTTATTACCCCACCAGCGTCCAACTTGTTCAGCAAAGAACGGAAGCTCGCCATTATAGGATTTTTCCATAATAAACTGCGAGCACACTCTTTCAAATCGATGCCCAATATATCCATTTAAGCTTTCAGTTGTAAACTCTCTATCGTAATAAATTTCAGGTGAAATAAGCCCATTCAACATATTCAAATGTTTATAAATAAACCTGAAATAAAAAGCAAAGTAGTTATCGTCAATGGAATAAAGCGTATTGCGAGCCTTGCCTTTTTCGCCAACAGGGATTTCTGTTTTGATAAATCCCAAATTTTGAAGGACGTTCAGGTATTTTGCAATCTTCGCCCCATCTTCTCCAACCTTCATCTTTATATCATTAAGCGTCGAAGCACCAGAATTGATAGCAAGCAGAATATTCTTATAAAAAAGCGTTTCTTTGAGTTCCATGCGAAGCAACGTATCAATTTCATTGTATAAGTAGCCCGTTGTAGAAAGGCAATTTTTGATGACGTTCTCGCGAATAGAAACGGAATCGTCAAAAAGAGAAAGGTATAGAGGAATACCGCCAAGAATTGAATAAACCGTTAGGACTTCTTCGTCACTATATTTGGGGAAAAATTCTTTAGATTCTTTATATGAAAATGGTTGCAATTTCAAATCGGCAGTCTTGCGACCATATAAAGGTTTGGTCGAATCATCAAACAAGTCCTCAATAACAGAAACTTCAGAACCGCACAAAATAAAAAAAATGTTCTTTTTTTTCAGAATTCGGTCAATAGCATTCTGCAGCCCCGAATCGTATACAGGATTTGAATTGTACAAATAAGTAAACTCGTCAATAATGATATTCACACGTTTAGAAAAAGCGGCACCATCGATGAACGAGTAGACATCCTGCCAAGTCTCAAGTGAATTCAAAAAATCGCCAGCATTTAAGACCCGCTTCAATTCCGTACAAAAATTACGAACATTATTGGCTTCGCTCCCTTTGTCAGCAGTAAAGAACACAGTATCCTTTTCATGAAGCGAGGCAAAGTGAGCCAAAAGAAAACTCTTGCCCACACGCCTACGACCATGCATGATTAGCATTTCAAATTTCTTAGACCGATAAAGATCTTCAAGAAGCTTTAATTCTCTTTTACGTCCGACAAACATATTATTTACTCCAAAGTTATTAACTTTAAAGTTATTTACTCTAGAGTTAATATAAAAATTTTATTTTAGAAAGTCAATAGACCTATCCAAAAGCGCTTTTTTTGCAAAAAAAATCGCTACAGTTCAATATAGTGCGGGATAATATCTTCGTAGTTTCCGTCCTTGAGCAGG
It contains:
- a CDS encoding ATP-binding protein, with the translated sequence MFVGRKRELKLLEDLYRSKKFEMLIMHGRRRVGKSFLLAHFASLHEKDTVFFTADKGSEANNVRNFCTELKRVLNAGDFLNSLETWQDVYSFIDGAAFSKRVNIIIDEFTYLYNSNPVYDSGLQNAIDRILKKKNIFFILCGSEVSVIEDLFDDSTKPLYGRKTADLKLQPFSYKESKEFFPKYSDEEVLTVYSILGGIPLYLSLFDDSVSIRENVIKNCLSTTGYLYNEIDTLLRMELKETLFYKNILLAINSGASTLNDIKMKVGEDGAKIAKYLNVLQNLGFIKTEIPVGEKGKARNTLYSIDDNYFAFYFRFIYKHLNMLNGLISPEIYYDREFTTESLNGYIGHRFERVCSQFIMEKSYNGELPFFAEQVGRWWGNNPLAKRQEEIDIVAQDENNAILCECKYTEKAFDETELSDLQACAPCIKRDNLYFWIFSRKGVTAGVKKKIKNLGNYKVISIKELFA